Within the Ensifer canadensis genome, the region CAGCGGCAACGACGTTAAAAGGATACCGACGACGGTTTCTCGCCTGACGCGGACCATCTGCATTCCCCCGAATTGTCGGCCCGCCTTTGTTTTTGGCTCGGGCCAGTTCCCGTAATGAAAGTTATCCCATCGCGATCAAATGTCAATCTTGTTTCAAAAAACATTCTCTGCTAGCAATTATGTAACAAAAATTAGAAATCGGGGTTCAAGCCATCATTTTTGGGAGGCGGAAATCGTGGCAATCCGGGATCGACTGACAGACGGGGCTATTACTTTCACACGATCGGAACTGAAGATCGTGCGGCAGCTCCTGTCGAACTATCCGGCAGCGGGATTGAATACCGTTGCCTATCTGGCTTCGTCGGCGGGGGTCAGCAATCCGACCGTGGTGCGCTTCGCCAACAAGCTTGGCTTCGAGGGCTATCCGGAGTTTCAGAAGGCGCTGCTCGGCGAAGTGCAGGAACGCATGAGTTCGCCGCTGTCGATGCTCGACGAGCGGCGGCCGTCGCTGGAACAGGAGAACTTCTACCAGTACTTCCTGCGCGCCAGCATCCATGCGCTCGAAGCTTCGATGCAGATGCTGCCGTCGGAGGATTTCGAGGCGGCGGTCGATGCGGCGGCAGACACGAGCGCACGAGCGCATTGCCTCGGCGGTCGGTTTAGCGGTTTTCTCGCCGGCCTGCTCTGGTCGCATATGAAGCAGCTGCGCGGCGACACCCGCTGGATCAACGGCAGCCAGGCCGACCAGGTCGACCAGCTCGTCGATCTCGGCAAACGCGACGTGCTGTTCGTCTACGATTACCGCCGCTACCAGAACGACACCATTCGCTTCGCCAAGCAGGCGGCCGCACAAGGCGCACGGATCGTGCTGTTCACCGACCGGTGGCTTTCGCCGATCGCCGAATTCGCCACCGTCACGCTGACGGCGCCGGTCGATACGGTCTCGCCCTACGACACGATGGTGCCGGCGATCGCCCAGACGGAAGCGCTGATCGCCGCGCTGACGGCCCGTCTCGCCACCCAATCGCGCGCCCGCATCGAGAAGATGGAGGAGCTGCGCCGCGGCTACGCCATCACCGAAGACGCTCTCAACCCGAACGTCGACGACGGCCGCTGACTATCTGCCGAAAGGCCAGGACCACAACCGAGGAGAATCCGAATGAGTGCCGTTACAGTGAAGGTCGGTGACGACATGCTGAGGCGCGACAGCGACTACGAGCGCGGCCGCACGTCCGTGCTGTTCGTCGACATGCAGCGCATCTGGTGCGAACCCAATCTCGATCCGACCCACCCGCAGGACGCCGACAGCTACTATCACAAGCGGCTGCGCCAGACGGTGATCCCCAACCAGGTCCGCATCCTCGAGGCGGCCCGCAGTTCCGGCTGCGAAGTGCTGCACACCATCATCGAGAGCCTGACGCTTGACGGCCGCGACCGCTCGCTCGACCACAAGCTTTCCGACATGCATGTGCCGAAGGGCTCGCCCGAGGGCCAGGTCATTCCCGAACTGGCGCCTGTCGACAACGAGATCGTGCTGCCGAAAACCTCTTCCGGCGTCTTCAACTCGACCAACATCGACTACATCCTGCGCAACCTCAACACCCGCTATCTGATCATCGCCGGCGTCATCACCGACCAGTGCGTCGACATGGCGGTGCGCGACGCCGCCGACCGCGGCTATCTCGTCACCGTCGTCAGCGACGCCTGTGCGACGTACAGCCCCGAGCGCCACGAAGGCGCCCTCCGCGCCTATTCCGGCTACTGCTGGACCACCGATACCGACACCGTCGTCAACCGCCTTCAGGGCCTGCGCCAAGCCTGAGCCGCTGCCGAAGATCTTGAGACAAGAGGGGAATTCATGACCGAGACCAACAACGGCAAGGCTCATTCCGCACTGACGGAACTCGCGACCTTCGTCACCACCGACATCGCCGGCATCACCCGCGGCCGCAGCTTTGCCGCTGCACAGATCGACGACTATCTGCGCAAGGGCGTCGGCTGGGTGCCTGCCAATCTGGCGCTGACACCCTTCGACCAGATCGCCGAAAACAATCCCTGGGGCTCGGCCGGCGACCTCAGGCTGATGGCCGACCCCGCCAGCAAGGCGCGCGTCACCTGCCTGCCCGACGTCACCCCGCTGCATTTCTATCACTCCGATATCACCGACCTCAAAGGCGACCCGTGGGAGTGCTGCGTTCGCAGCTTGCTCAAGCGCACGCTTGAGGAATTCGAGCGCGAGGCCGGGCTGAAAGTCATCTCCGCCGTCGAGCAGGAGTTCCAGCTTCTCGGCGTCGACTGGCCCGACGCGCCGTCCTTCGGCCTGCGCGCGCAACGCCGTGCCGAACCCTTCGGCCCGCTGTTGATGACGGCACTGCAGGAGGTGGGCGCCGAGCCGGAAATGTTCCTGCCCGAATATGGCAAGGACCAGTTCGAGATCACCTGCCGCCCGGCGGATGCGCTGACCGCTGCCGACCGTGGCGCCACGATCCGCGCCATCACCAAGGAAGTGGCCGCCCTCTTCGGCTGGAACGCAAGCTTCGCACCGAAGACGAGCGCCAACGGCGTGGGCAACGGCGTGCACCTACATGTCAGCTTCACCGATCTTGACGGCAATCCTGTCACCTTCGACGCGTCGCGCCCGGGTCGCCTGTCGAAGGTCGCCGGGTCTTTCGCCGCCGGCGTTATCCGCCACCTCCCGGCGCTGACCGCCTTCACCGCCCCGTCGGTGCTCTCCTACATGCGGCTCGTTCCGCACCATTGGAGCGCTGCCTATACCTGCCTTGGCGAAAAGAACCGCGAGGCGACGCTCCGCATCTGCCCGACGCTGGATCTGCCCGGCAGCAATCCGGCCAAGCAGTTCAACATGGAGTACCGCGCCGCCGACGCCTGCGCGAGCCCGCATCTGTCGCTGGCCGTCCTGCTCAAGGCCGGCCTCGAAGGTATCCGGGCTGGCCTCGAACAGCCGCCGCTGATCAACTCGGACCCGTCCGATTTTTCCGACGCGGACCAGAAGAAGCTCGGCATCCGCCGCCTGCCTGCAAGCCTGCCGGAAGCGCTCGAAACGCTTGCCGAAGACAAGGTGGTGACCGGCTGGTTCGCCAAGGACTTCCTCGATTGCTACGTCGCGATGAAGCGCAAGGAAATCGAGATCGTCGACGGCCTCTCCCCCGACGAACTCTGCGCCCGCTACGCGGCCGTCTACTGATACGGATAGGCTCCCATGACTTCGACAACGGCCATCAAGAGCCCCGACGACCGACGCGGCAGGCACGACGCCCGCCAGCCGCTTCTGGCGATCGACGAGCCGCCGCCCTATGCGGTGTTTAACCCGGACGGCAAATCGCCGTTCCTGCTTTTGTGCGAGCATGCGTCCAACCGCATGCCGCGTGCACTCGGTGACATGGGATTGCCCGAACACGAGCGCCAGCGCCATATCGCCTGGGACATCGGGGCCTTGGCACTCGCCCAGCATCTAAGCCTCAGCCTCGACGCGCCGTTGTTCTTCACCAACTATTCAAGGTTGGTGATCGACTGCAACCGTCCGCTTTCGGCGCCGTCCTTCATTCCGGAAGTGAGCGAAACGACGGAGATCCCGGCCAACCGGGATCTGAGCGAGATGGAGCGACAGCAGCGGATCGATACGCTGTTCAGGCCCTTCGCCGATGCCGTTTCCCGGCGCCTTGATCTACGGCAGGCAAGGGGTGAACGGCCGTTTGTCGTTGGCGTGCACAGTTTCACCCCCGTCTATTTCGGCAATCAGCGCCCGTGGCAGGCGGGCATTCTCTATCGCGATGCCGAGGCTTTCGCGCAGTCGCTGATCCGGGACCTGAGTTCGGAAGAGCAACTGACGATCGGCGACAACGAGCCCTACAACATCCACCCGGACGAGGATTATACGGTGCCGGTGCATGCCGACGCGCGCCAGCTGCCGGGCGTGCTGATCGAAGTCAGGCATGACCTGATCGATACCGACGCGGGCGTAAAGGCGTGGGGTGAGCGGCTGACCCGTTGTCTCCAGACGAGCCTCAGGGAGTGCCGCCCGTGACCGAAGGCCTTTACGCCAGGGACGGACACGCGATTGCCAACCTGCAGAAGCTGCGCTTCTTTCCGCTCGCCATCGCCGGCGGCAAGGGTGTACGTCTCGTCGAGGAGAACGGCCGCGAGCTGATCGACCTATCCGGCGCCTGGGGAGCTGCAAGCCTTGGTTATGGCCATCCCGCCCTGGTCGAGGCCGTGTCGCGGGCTGTTGCCAACCCGGCGGGCGCAAGCGTTCTCTCCGCCGCCAACGCACCGGCGACCGCCCTTGCGGAAAAACTGCTCGGCCTTTTCCCCGGCAAGGGACGCAACAAGGTGTGGTTCGGCCATTCCGGCTCCGACGCCAACGAAGCAGTCTTCCGGGCGATCGCCAAAACCACCGGCCGCACCGGCGTCATCTCTTTCATTGGCGCCTATCACGGCTGCACCACCGGCTCGATGGCCTTTTCCGGCCACAGCGTCCAGGCGGGTGCGACCAAGGCGGAGGGGCTGATCCTGCTGCCCTACCCCGATCCCTACCGGCCTTATCAAGGCGACGTTACAGGCGAGGCAATCCTCGACCTCCTGAAACAGCAGTTTGCGACCTCGGCACCGCCGGAGCGGATCGGCTGCGCCTTCATCGAGCCGATCCAGTCCGACGGCGGGCTGATCGTGCCGCCGATGGGGTTCTTCGAAAAATTTGCCGATCTCTGCCAACGGCACGGCATCCTCGTCGTCTGCGACGAAGTCAAGGTCGGGCTCGGCCGCAGCGGCAGGATGCACTGCTTCGAGCATGAGGATTTTGTGCCCGATATCCTGACGGTCGGCAAAGGGCTCGGCGGCGGCCTGCCGCTTTCGGCAGCGATCGGCCCGGCCGAGATCATGGATTGCGCCACGGCCTTTGCGATGCAGACGCTACATGGCAACCCGGTGTCGACAGCTGCCGGCCTTGCCGTGCTCGAAACCATCGAGCGCGAGGGACTGGCCGAAGCTGCCCACCGAAAGGGCGAACGTTTGCGCCAGGGCCTGCGGCAGCTTTCCGGGCGTCACACGCTGATCGGCGATGTGCGCGGACGCGGCCTTGCCTGCGGCGTGGAGCTGATTGCCGACCGCGACAGCCGTTCACCGGCAGCAAGAGAAACGGCCAAGCTGATCTACCGCGCCTATGAGCTCGGCCTCGTCGTCTATTATGTCGGCATGAATTCGAACGTTTTGGAGATGACCCCGCCGCTGACGATCTCGGACGCGGACATCGACCAGGCGCTCGACATTCTCGACCGCGCCTTTGGCGATGTCGTAGCCGGCCGGGTTTCAGACGCGGTGCTTTCAGAATTCGCCGGCTGGTGAGGCAGTCCTACCGGCGTCTGCCGTCGGTGGGACCCGCGTCTACCAACCCTCGTCAAGAACACGCGTGAGCATGTCGGCAAAAAAGTCGGCGCTTTCCCGGCTGAGGCAGAGCGGCGGCTTGATCTTCAAGACGTTCAGGTGGTCGCCGGTCGGCTGCATGATGACGCCAAACTCAAGAAGGCGATCGCAGATGGCCGCGGTCTCTTCTGTCGCGGGCTCCAGCGTTTCGCGATCGCGGACGAACTCGACACCGAGATAAAGCCCCATGCCGTGCACGGCGCCGACCAGCGGAAACCGCTGCTCCAGCGCTTCGAGCCTCGTCTTGAGGTAGCCGCCGACGACGCGCGCGTTGTCCTGCAATTTCTCCTCTTCGAGAAGATCGAGCACCGTCTGACCGACGATGGAACTCACCGGACTGCCGCCTGATGACGAGAAGAAATAACCTTCCTTCTCCAGGGCGTCGGCAATCTCACGCCGCGTGATGACGGCGCCGAGCGGATGGCCGTTGCCCATGCCCTTGGCGATGGTGATGATATCGGGCACGACGCCCTGTTCCTCGAAACCCCAGAAATAGTCCCCGAGCCTGCCGTAACCGACCTGCACCTCGTCTGCGATGCAGACACCACCGCGCTGGCGAACCATGGCATAGACGGCGTCGAGATAGCCTTTCGGCAAGGGAATGCCGCCGGCGTTGCCATAGACCGGCTCACAGATGAAGCCGGCAAGGCCTTGCCCCCCGTCCTCCAGTTCGCGCAGCTTGGTCGCAACCGACCGGACGTAATTGTCGGTCGTGCCGGCGCCGCGGAACGGGCCTCGATAGGTGTTTGGCGCCACCACGGCATGCACCCAGTCAGGGCGGGTCTCAAGCGCCTGCGGGTTGTCGGCGATCGAGGTCGAGACCGCGTCGCTCGCCACCGTCCAGCCGTGATAGGCCTCGAGCAGACTGACGATGTTGCGCTGGCCGGAAAAGGCCCAGGCGAGCCGCAAGGCGAGATCGTTCGCTTCCGAGCCGCTGTTGACCAGGAACACCGTGTCGAGGCCATCGGGCGCGAGTGCTGCAAGCCGCGCGGAAAACTCGGCGACCGAAGCATAATGGAAACGCGAATTCGTATTGAGCAGCGACCATTGCCGGCCGACCGCTGCCGCCAGCCGCGGATGTCCGTGGCCGAGGATGGTGACGTTGTTGACCATGTCGAGATAGGCCCTGCCCTCGACGTCGAACAGATGTTCCTTCCAGCCGCGTTCGATCTGCGGTGGATTGCGATAGTAGTTTTTCTGCTGCCTGGCGAAGTGCCGCTTGCGGCGGTCAAGCAGGTCGGTCGAATGCGGTCTCGGCGCATCGCAGTCGAAACCGAGGATGCCTGATGGTGACGGGCAGAGCATGCGCCACGCATCCGCCTGATGGGCCGGGACAAACAGCGGCGGGTTCAGTCCCGGTTCGCGGCAGAGCTGCACCCGGATCAGGCCAAGCCCATGGCCGGCCTCGACCACCGTGCCGATCGGCGTGCCGGCAGCAACCGTCTCTTCCGTATCCTCGGACGGTTCGAGACCGGAGAGATGGAGAACGACCGCCCCACCGTTCAGGACCATCCGCCCGTCATGCCATTCGGGTCGGCCGGCAAAGGGTGCCCTGACGACAGTCCCGGTCGGCAGGCAGAGATCGACATGCAGGGCGAAGGTCGGCATCGGCGCGGACGCCCGAAGCGCGCTCTCGGTCATCCGGTACTCGCCATACCGGGTCGACGCCATCCCGATCGCGTGCGCCGCCGTCTGCAGCAACGAGGCCGGCAGCGCCTCGTGCTGCCAGCGCTCCTCGGGAAGCAGCGGGCTCAAGATGGAAAGATCGATCTGGCGCACGCCGGCAGGCTCGATGTCGACGAGCAATCCCTCACCCACCACCGGCATCGTCGCCTCCGGTACCGCATCGACGGCACGCAGGATCGCGTATTGCATCATGGCCGGCGGTACGGAGACGGCAACGTCGAAGATCTCGCGCTCATGGGCCGCGTTGCCCTGCACATAGGCGTTCTCAGGATCGATGGTGAGCTGCTGCTCGGAACTGGCGATCAGAACCGCGGCACGCGCAACGATCAGCGGCCACAATGCCTTCAGCTCGTTTTCCTCAAGCGGGCAAACCGCGTGAAAGGCCCTGATGGCCGGCAGAACGAAGAGAGGATCGCCATCGGCATGATGCAGCAGCGAAGCGCATGTGACGGCGAGCTCTGCGACGAGCCAGCCCTTCAGAATATCGCCGAAATCGATGACGCCATCCGGGATCGGCCGGCCGGCCGCATCCGGTTGGCCGACGACATTGTCGTCAGTCACATCATGGTGGATCGCCTGGAGGCGCAGATCGGCCGTCAGCGGCTGCAGCCGGCGCATGGCCCCGACCATCGCCTCGGCGATGCGCTTCTTCAGGCCCTCGTCGGTCATGGCGGAAAGCAGGTGCAAGGCGACCGGTGCGGCGTGGCGTAGATCCCATTGCAGCTCGCGGTCGAGGCCCGGATGATCGAAATCGCTGAGTGCCACCGCCAGCCGCCCGGCAATGTCGCCGAGCGCGGCCACGGTTTCCGCTGTCAGATGTTTGCGCCGCGTCAACGGCACGCCATCGAGATAGGTCAACAGGCGAACGCGATAGTCCTCGCCGCGCACCGTCACATCGACGATGTCGTTGCCATCGAGCGCGCGCATGACCTGCGGCACCCGCACCGAGCCGGTCTGACGGGCGAGATGCAACAAGGCGGCGTTCTGGGCTTGCAGTTCCAGCGGATCGTAGGCCGCTCGGCAGATCTTCAGGACGAAAAGTGCCTCGCCGGTGTCGATCCGGTAGTTGCGATCCTGCTGGCTGCCCAGTTCGGTCAGGGTGCCGGAAAGGCCGAAATGCTCCGAAAGAATGCGCGCAGCGTCCTCGGGCGTCACATCGGGCCTTGGCAATTGCGTGCGAAGCTTCAGCGCGTCTTCAATCATAATGTCGCCTCCATCACATCCGGCATCATGCCGACTTCCGAATCGACCGAACGGGTCTCCTGACTATTGCGACACACCTTCAAGGCGATAGCGCGTCCCGGGATAGAGCAGGCGCGCCGTCGTCACATTGGCGGTGTCGGACCAGGTGCGACGCCGGATCATAAGACAAGGCTCGTTGCGGTCGATGCCGAGCAGCTTGCATTCCCATGGCTGCGGCGACACCGCCTCGACGATCTGTTCGGTGCGGGTGATCGGTGCGACCGCCGTCAGATAGGCGTTCGGCGTCATGTCGCGGAAATCCTGCTCCATGTATTTCGGGCAGATGGCCGGGTTGACGAACCGGTCCTCGATCTGAATCGGCAGGCCGTTTTCCGAATGCACCATGATCGAATGGAAAACTCGTGCGCCGGTAACAAGCCCGAGCGCATAGCCGATTTCCGAAGGTGCTACCTCCTCCTGCATCAGCGTCATGCGCGAAGTATGGGCGTGGCCGCGCTCGCGGATCTCGTCGGCGATGTTGCGCACTTCCAAGAGCGCCGTGCTGCCCTTGTGTGCTGCGACGAACGACCCTACCCCCTGAACGCGGGTGATCGCCCCCTCGGTCGCCAGCTCCCGCAGCGCCCGGTTCGCGGTCATGCGGCTGACGCCGAGATCGGCGACGATCTCGTTTTCGGAAGGAATACGATGATGTGCCGGCCATTCCCCGCTGTCGATGCGGGTGCGGATGAACTGCTTCACCGCCTCGTAGCGTGGCACCGGTCCGTCCTCGAATGCGGCCATTTCGATCCTTCGCCTGAGTGCCGTTATTGGCATTTTTCCCGCCCTTTCCGGAAAGCAAACAAATCATGCGTATCCGGCAATGATTCTTTTCGTTCATTTCGCGCTTGCGCGCCACAGCAAAATATCTATAGTTCCATATACAACTACGTACAGGAAAATCGCAACATGGCAACTTTTCCCGTCAACCGGCTCTTCGCCGACCATGTGCTTCTGCCGACAGGCTGGGCGCAGAATGTCGCCATTGCGCTCGATGCGTCAGGCGGCATCGCCTCCATTGAGACCGATCAGACGATCGCCGACGGCGACGAACGCGTTGCCGGACCGCTCATTCCAGCCGTCGCCAATCTGCATTCCCACGCCTTCCAGCGCGCCATGGCGGGCCTCGCCGAGGTCGCCGGCAGCGGCAACGACAGTTTCTGGACCTGGCGGGAAGAAATGTACCGCACCGTCGGACTGGTGAACCCCGACGACGTCGAGGCGATCGCCGCCAAGCTCTACATGGAGATACTGAAGGGCGGCTTCGGCCATGTTGCCGAATTCCATTACCTGCACCACACCGCCGACGGCACGCCCTATTCCGACCCGGCCGAGATGTCGCTGCGCATTCTCGCTGCCGCGCAATCGACCGGCATCGGCCTCACCCATCTGCCGGTCTTCTACGCTCATGCCAATTTCGGCGGCGTCGCCCCGAACGTCGGCCAGCGCCCCTTCCTGCATGACCCCGATCGTTTCCTCGCACTCCTGGAACGCCTGGCGCCGATCTGCCGCGACAATGGCCAGACGCTCGGCTACGCCATCCATTCACTGCGCGCCGCGACCCCGGAAGAGATGCGCACGATCCTCGAACGTGCACCCGTCAACGAACCGATCCATATTCACGTCGCCGAACAGACCAAGGAAGTCGAAGACAGCCTTGCCTGGAGCGGTCGCCGCCCTGTTCAGTGGTTGCTCGACGAAATGCCCGTCGACGAGCGCTGGTGCTTGATCCACGCGACCCATCTGACCGACGAGGAAAGACAGCGGCTGGCACGGTCGGGCGCGGTCGCCGGCCTTTGCCCGGCAACGGAAGCCAATCTTGGCGACGGCATCTTTCCAGCCGTCGACTACATCGCCGAAGGCGGACGCCTCGGCATCGGCACCGACAGCCATGTGGCAACCAGCGTCGCCGAAGAACTGCGGTTGCTGGAATACGGCCAGCGCCTGCGCGACCGGCGTCGCAACCGGCTCGCCGCCGGCCCGGGCGCATCGGTCGGCCACACCATTTTCGATGCGGCCCTCAAGGGTGGCGCCCAGGCTGTCGGCCATAAGGCTGCCGGCATTGCAGTCGGTGCCCGCGCCGATTTCGTCGTGCTCGGCGGCTCCAATCCGTACATCGCCGCCGCAAGCGGCAATCAGATCCTCGACCGCTGGCTGTTTGCGCTCGGCTGCGAGACCGTCCGCGACGTCATGGTCGCGGGACAGTGGAAGATCCGCAACGGACGCCATGATCGGGAGGAAGACATCGACCGTGCTTTCGCGCGGGTGCTTATGAAACTGAAGTAGCAATCGAAGCGACTATCAAAAAAAGGGGAATGCGCATGTCGATCAGCAAACTGAAACTCACCCTCGCCGCCACCGGCCTCGTGCTTGCCGCTTCTGCCGGCAACGCCAGCGCCTCCTATTGCGGCGACGGCAAGACCGTTACCTTCGCCGGCATCGACTGGGAAAGCGGCGCGTTCATCACCGAGGTGATGAAAACCATCCTGTCGAAGGGCTACGACTGCCAGGTGGATTCGATCCCCGGCAATTCGGTGACGCTCGAACAGGCGACCGCCAACAACGACGTCCAGATCTTCGCCGAGGAATGGCTCGGCCGCTCCGACATCTGGAACAAGGCTGTCGAGGAAAAGAAGGTCGTGGCCATCGGCAAGACCTTCGTCGGCGCCAGCGAAGGCTGGTTCGTGCCGGAATACGTCATCAAGGGCGATGCCAGCCGCAACATCGAGGCCAAGGCGCCGGACCTGAAGAGCGTCTCGCAGCTTTCCGATGCCAAGATCGTCGAACTCTTCGCCGATCCGGAGGAGCCGTCCAAGGGCCGCTTCCTCAATTGCCCGTCCGGCTGGACCTGCGAGGGCGTCAGCACCGCCAAGCTTGATGCCTACAAGCTCGGCGAAACCTATGTGAACTTCCGTCCCGGCACCGGCACGGCGCTCGATTCCGCAATCACTTCGGCCTATCTGCAGGGCGAGCCGATCCTGTTCTACTACTGGTCTCCGACCGCGATCATGGGCAAGTTCAAGCTCGTCCAGCTTGAAGAGCCGGCCTACAACGAAGCCTGCTGGAAGGAGCTTTCGAGCGCCACCGGCAAGCGCGACCAGGGCTGCGCCTTCCCGTCCGTCGATGTTTCCTACGGCGTCAACAGCACCTTCGCCCAGGAAGCCCCCGAGATCATCGCCATCCTCGAAAAGGCGACCTTCCCGCTGGAAGACGTCAACGGCAGCCTTGCCTACATGACCGACAAGAAGGTCGATGCGGTGGCGGCAGCGGCCGAGTTCCTGAAGACCAAGGGCGACATCTGGGGCAAGTGGGTCTCCGACGAGGCCCGCGGCAAGATCGAAGCCAGCCTGAAGTAAAGTCCGTTCGGTCGGCCGACGCGGGTCTGATGCGCCTCGCCTCTGTCTGAGACAGGGCGGTCCCATCGGACCCGCGCCGGCCCCACCCTTCGACACCCCGAGGCAAGCGCCATCGGCGGCGGCATTGCGTCCGTCATGGCCCGAGCAAGGAACGACATCCGATGTTTCCGGATTCCCTCAATCTCTCCATCCGCGCGCCGGTGAACGAGTTCATCCAGACGCTGGTCAGCAGCTATGGCTGGGTCTTCAAGGCGATCAGCGCGGTGATCCTGAAAGCCGTGCTGTTCATCGAATGGATCCTGCGCGGCCTGCCCTGGTGGGTCGTCATCCTCGCCTTCATGGCGCTTGCCTGGCAAAGCTCCAAGCGCTGGACGCTGACGGTCGCCGTCGGCGCGCTCCTGTTCTTCGTCGGCGTGCTCGGCCTCTGGGATCTTACCATGCAGACGCTGGCGCTGATGCTGATGGCGACGCTGGTGTCTGTGGCCATCGGAGTTCCCATGGGCATTCTCGTCGCCAAGAGCCGGCTGGTGCGCAACATCACGCTGCCGGTGCTCGACGTGATGCAGACCATGCCGAGCTTCGTCTATCTGATCCCGGCGCTGATGCTCTTCGGCCTCGGCAAGGTGCCGGCGATCCTCGCCACCATCATCTATGCCGTGCCGCCACTGATCCGCCTCACCGACCTCGGCATTCGCCAGGTCGACCACGAGGTGGTCGAAGCGGCAACGGCCTTCGGCGGCAGCCCCAACCAGATCCTCTTCGGCGTCGAACTGCCGCTGGCAACCCCGACGATCATGGCCGGCCTCAACCAGACAATCATGATGGCGCTGTCGATGGTGGTCGTCGCTTCGATGATCGGCGCGCGCGGCCTCGGCGAGCAGGTGCTGAACGGCATCCAGACGCTTGACGTCGGCAAGGGCCTGGAAGCCGGCATCGGCATCGTCATTCTGGCAATCGTACTCGACCGCATCACGCAAGGTTTCGGCAAGAACCGGACGGAGGATCCCCGCAATGGCTGATATCGAGATCCGCAACGTCTACAAGATCTTCGGCCAGGACGCCAAGGCGGCACTCGCCATGGCCAAGGACGGCCTCGACAAATCTGAGATTCTCGCCCGCTCCGGCTGCAGCGTCGGCCTCAACGACGTCAGCCTGACGATCGGTGCCGGCAAGATCTTCGTCATCATGGGCCTGTCCGGATCGGGTAAGTCGACGCTGGTGCGCCACATCAACCGGCTGATCGAACCGACCAGCGGCCAGGTGGTCTTCGACGGCAGCAACATCCTCGAGCTCGACGCCAAGGCGCTTCGCACCTTCCGCATGCACCGCGTCAGCATGGTGTTCCAGAGCTTTGCCCTGATGCCGCACCGCACCGTGCTGCAGAACGTCGTCTACGGCCAGCGGGTGCGCGGCCTTTCCAAGGCCGACAGCCGCGACATCGGCATGAAATGGATCGAGACGGTCGGGCTCTCAGGCTACGACGCCAAGTTCCCGCATCAGCTGTCGGGCGGTATGAAGCAGCGCGTCGGCCTTGCCCGGGCGCTGGCCGCCGACACCGATGTCATCCTGATGGACGAAGCGTTCTCGGCGCTCGATCCGCTGATCCGCGCCGACATGCAGGACCAGTTGCTGCAGCTGCAGCAGAACCTGTCGAAGACCATCGTCTTCATCACCCATGACCTCGACGAGGCTTTGCGCATCGGCTCGGAAATCGCCATCCTGAAGGACGGCCAGGTGGTGCAGGTGGGAACGCCTGACGATATTCTCGACAAGCCCGCCAACGACTATGTCGCCCGGTTCGTCCAGCGCCGCCAGGGAAGGCCAGAAACTCATGACTGAAACCGTCACGCTTGATGGACCGGCAACCTGGGTGGAGATCGCCGCGGTCGCAGATGGCGCTCGGCTGACGCTTTCCGCGGCCACTCGCGAGCGCATCGTCCAGGCCCGCGCCGTGGTCGAGGCGCTGGTCGATCGCGGCATTCGCGGCTACGGCATCAACACAGGTGTCGGTGCGCTTTGCGATGTCATCATCGACAGGGAAAACCAGCAGGCGCTGTCGCGCAACATCATCCTCAGCCATGCCTGCGGCGTCGGCGAGCCGCTCGGGCGGGCCGAGGCACGG harbors:
- a CDS encoding ABC transporter permease → MFPDSLNLSIRAPVNEFIQTLVSSYGWVFKAISAVILKAVLFIEWILRGLPWWVVILAFMALAWQSSKRWTLTVAVGALLFFVGVLGLWDLTMQTLALMLMATLVSVAIGVPMGILVAKSRLVRNITLPVLDVMQTMPSFVYLIPALMLFGLGKVPAILATIIYAVPPLIRLTDLGIRQVDHEVVEAATAFGGSPNQILFGVELPLATPTIMAGLNQTIMMALSMVVVASMIGARGLGEQVLNGIQTLDVGKGLEAGIGIVILAIVLDRITQGFGKNRTEDPRNG
- a CDS encoding quaternary amine ABC transporter ATP-binding protein, producing MADIEIRNVYKIFGQDAKAALAMAKDGLDKSEILARSGCSVGLNDVSLTIGAGKIFVIMGLSGSGKSTLVRHINRLIEPTSGQVVFDGSNILELDAKALRTFRMHRVSMVFQSFALMPHRTVLQNVVYGQRVRGLSKADSRDIGMKWIETVGLSGYDAKFPHQLSGGMKQRVGLARALAADTDVILMDEAFSALDPLIRADMQDQLLQLQQNLSKTIVFITHDLDEALRIGSEIAILKDGQVVQVGTPDDILDKPANDYVARFVQRRQGRPETHD